Part of the Paludisphaera borealis genome, AGCGAAGGGATCACCACCGTCCGACACCTGGTGAGCCGCTCCGAGGACCAGCTCCTGAACGTCCGCAACTTCGGCGAGACCACCCTCAAGGAGGTCCGCGCCAAGCTCCTCGAGATCGGCCTCGACCTGGGGATGAACGTCCCGGTCAAGAGCTAGTCAGCCGACCTCGTCACCGTCCAATTCCAAGCGAATCCGATTTCCCAAGGCCCCGGGCGACGGCCTCCCCAAGAGCACCGACGCCCCCGGCCGCTTGAATCCAGACGAAATCCGCCATGCGTCATAGAAAAGCCGGCCGCAAGTTCAAGCGAACTCCCGAACACCGCCGCATGCTCCTGCGCAATCTGGCCACCGCGCTGCTGGAACACGGCAAGATCACCACGACCCTGCCCAAAGCCAAGGAGCTTCAGCCGTACGCGGAGAAGCTGATCACCCTGGCCAAGGACGGGTTCGAGCTCAACAACTTCCGGCGCAGCCTGGCGGTCCTGACCAACAAGCAGGTCGCCTACAAGCTGTTCCACGAGGTCGGCCCCCGGTTCAAGAACCGCCCCGGCGGCTACACCCGGATCTACAAGCTCGCCAAGGTCCGTCAGGGCGACGCCGCCGCGATGGCCGTCATCTCCCTGCTGGGCGAGGACGAGCAGATCAAGGCCCCGACCCGGCCCGCCGTCGTCCCCTCGCTGGCCCCGGCTCCCGCCGCGCACTGATCTCGATCGATCGGGCCGGCCCATTGCGGCCGGCCCTCGGGCCTCGCCGGGTGCCCTCCGCGGGATAAGGAGCGCCGAACCACGATGAGCCGAGAACATCGCGACCCCGACTGCATCTTCTGCAAGATCGTCCACGGCGAGATCCCCTCGGCGCGCGTGCTCGAAACCGAGCACGCCGTGGCCTTCCTCGACGTCAACCCCGTCAACAAGGGGCACGTCCTGATCGTGCCGCGCGCCCATCACCGCCAGGTCGCCGAGCTGCCCGACGCGCTCGCCGCCCACGCCGGCTCGC contains:
- the rplQ gene encoding 50S ribosomal protein L17 produces the protein MRHRKAGRKFKRTPEHRRMLLRNLATALLEHGKITTTLPKAKELQPYAEKLITLAKDGFELNNFRRSLAVLTNKQVAYKLFHEVGPRFKNRPGGYTRIYKLAKVRQGDAAAMAVISLLGEDEQIKAPTRPAVVPSLAPAPAAH